The Kangiella marina genome window below encodes:
- the tssH gene encoding type VI secretion system ATPase TssH, giving the protein MSNNELRVLIDKLNGFCKNSLESSAGLCLSRSHFYVEIEHWFLKLLEDKTGDFHHILSFFNADSEKVSRDLNKSLERLKTGNDHPPALSTYLVSLIKQAWLQASLERGNAVVRSGHLLLALLKDDSLSMFTHGISPELEQLSAEKLSVDFDTITAASSESSQLQAVSPSTSSKGTPALDQYTVDLTQQARDGELDPVLGREEEVRQLTDILTRRRQNNPILTGEAGVGKTSVIEGFASKIVAGEVPDVLKNVRLKVLDMGLLQAGAGVKGEFENRLKSVIEEVKGSVEPIILFIDEAHTMIGAGGAAGQNDAANLLKPALARGELRVIAATTWAEYKKYFEKDAALTRRFQVVKVEEPDLNTAIAIMRGLTDVMENHHKVRILDEALVDSVKLSQRYIAGRQLPDKSVSLLDTACARVNLSQNSKPRQVEQLEKTLEEIVREATILDKEAEQDANHQYRLEELVLEQEKLDSELEEVTERWQKELSMVQKLNELMLKHNTALVETEEEEADAGECLTEDGEWNADDLIGKLAQMRFQLEQLQGESPMVYPEVDSRVVAEVVSDWTGIPVGKMQKSSIGVSLKLEQTLRQRVVGQGSALKGIAKAMKTSSAKLMDPTKPLGVFLLAGPSGVGKTETALALAEQMYGSEHNLTVINMSEFKEEHKVSLLMGSPPGYVGYGEGGVLTEAVRRKPYSVVLLDEIEKAHLGVQDIFYQVFDKGMLKDGEGRDIDFKNTLIIMTSNAGTDTIMKLAEDPETLPEGEALNKLIHEDLLTVFKPAFLGRATLLPYLPLNEEVLETIARIQLGKVSRRIEDSYKISCEFDQSVVSSIVSRCSEVDSGARNIQKIINQSLLPELSEYFLNAMIEESDISDLKIREESGNLIFDRG; this is encoded by the coding sequence GTGTCGAATAATGAACTCAGAGTGCTTATTGATAAGCTAAATGGATTTTGTAAAAACAGTCTAGAATCGTCAGCGGGTTTATGCCTGTCGAGAAGTCATTTTTATGTGGAAATTGAACATTGGTTCTTAAAGTTACTGGAAGATAAAACGGGTGATTTTCATCATATTTTGTCGTTTTTTAATGCGGACAGTGAGAAAGTTTCTCGAGATTTAAATAAATCCCTTGAACGATTAAAAACGGGCAATGACCACCCTCCGGCGCTATCAACCTATCTGGTCAGTTTAATCAAACAAGCTTGGTTGCAGGCGTCGTTAGAGCGGGGTAACGCAGTAGTGCGTTCGGGGCATTTGCTATTAGCATTATTAAAAGACGATAGTTTGTCTATGTTTACTCATGGTATTTCGCCAGAGTTAGAGCAGTTAAGCGCTGAAAAACTGTCGGTAGATTTTGACACTATTACGGCTGCAAGCAGTGAATCATCTCAGCTTCAAGCAGTAAGCCCGTCAACATCAAGCAAGGGCACGCCAGCGCTTGATCAGTACACCGTAGATTTGACTCAACAAGCCCGTGATGGAGAGCTTGATCCGGTACTCGGCCGAGAAGAAGAGGTGCGACAATTAACGGATATTTTAACTCGGCGTCGACAGAACAACCCTATTCTGACCGGCGAGGCAGGTGTTGGTAAGACTTCTGTGATCGAAGGCTTCGCCAGTAAAATTGTTGCAGGAGAAGTGCCTGATGTATTGAAAAATGTCCGCCTTAAAGTGTTAGACATGGGATTATTACAAGCCGGTGCGGGTGTCAAAGGTGAGTTTGAAAATCGATTAAAAAGTGTCATTGAGGAAGTCAAAGGTTCGGTAGAGCCGATCATCTTATTCATTGATGAAGCGCATACGATGATCGGGGCGGGAGGAGCTGCGGGCCAAAATGATGCGGCCAATTTGTTAAAGCCAGCTTTGGCGCGTGGTGAATTACGAGTAATTGCTGCGACGACTTGGGCAGAATATAAAAAATATTTTGAAAAAGACGCTGCGCTGACTCGTCGCTTTCAAGTGGTGAAAGTTGAAGAGCCTGATCTGAATACCGCGATAGCGATCATGCGCGGTCTCACGGATGTGATGGAAAACCATCATAAAGTCAGAATACTCGATGAGGCATTGGTCGATAGCGTAAAGTTATCGCAGCGGTACATTGCTGGACGACAGCTTCCCGATAAATCGGTGAGCTTACTAGATACTGCTTGTGCGCGGGTTAATTTAAGTCAAAACTCAAAACCCAGACAAGTAGAGCAGCTTGAGAAAACATTAGAAGAGATAGTCAGAGAAGCAACTATTTTGGATAAAGAGGCAGAGCAGGATGCGAACCATCAGTACCGTTTAGAAGAGTTGGTACTAGAGCAGGAAAAGTTAGATTCAGAGCTTGAGGAGGTCACCGAGCGCTGGCAGAAGGAGCTTTCGATGGTGCAGAAGTTGAACGAATTAATGCTGAAACACAATACTGCGTTAGTCGAAACCGAGGAAGAGGAGGCGGATGCTGGAGAATGCCTTACGGAAGACGGTGAATGGAATGCGGATGATCTGATTGGTAAGCTAGCACAGATGCGATTTCAACTAGAGCAACTTCAGGGTGAATCTCCAATGGTCTACCCGGAAGTGGATTCTCGAGTTGTGGCTGAAGTGGTCTCAGATTGGACGGGCATTCCAGTTGGGAAAATGCAGAAAAGCTCAATCGGTGTATCACTTAAATTAGAACAGACCTTACGCCAAAGAGTGGTTGGGCAGGGCAGCGCGCTTAAAGGCATTGCTAAAGCGATGAAAACATCATCTGCCAAATTGATGGATCCAACCAAGCCGTTGGGTGTTTTCCTGCTTGCGGGGCCAAGCGGTGTTGGTAAGACTGAAACCGCGCTGGCACTCGCTGAGCAAATGTATGGAAGCGAGCATAACCTGACGGTGATCAATATGTCGGAGTTTAAGGAAGAACATAAAGTCTCGTTACTCATGGGCTCCCCTCCAGGTTATGTTGGTTATGGTGAAGGTGGTGTCTTAACCGAGGCTGTCAGGCGTAAACCCTATTCGGTCGTATTGCTCGATGAAATTGAGAAGGCTCATCTCGGGGTCCAGGATATTTTTTATCAAGTCTTCGATAAAGGAATGTTAAAAGATGGTGAGGGGCGCGATATTGATTTTAAGAATACGCTTATTATCATGACTTCAAATGCTGGTACCGACACCATCATGAAGCTTGCTGAGGATCCTGAAACACTGCCTGAAGGCGAAGCCCTTAATAAATTAATCCATGAAGATTTGCTAACAGTCTTTAAACCGGCATTTTTAGGGAGAGCGACATTACTGCCGTATCTGCCATTAAATGAAGAAGTACTAGAGACCATCGCTCGTATCCAGTTGGGTAAGGTGTCACGACGAATCGAAGACTCTTATAAAATCAGTTGTGAATTTGATCAGTCCGTAGTATCTAGCATTGTATCTCGCTGTTCCGAGGTCGACTCTGGTGCTCGAAACATTCAAAAGATTATTAATCAAAGTCTACTGCCAGAGCTTTCGGAGTATTTTTTAAATGCGATGATCGAGGAGTCTGATATCAGCGATTTAAAAATTAGGGAAGAATCTGGAAATCTCATATTTGACAGGGGTTAG
- a CDS encoding type VI secretion system tube protein Hcp — MSIFMNYDNIKGETTAKGHEDWIDLLSLDWGVQRGITARVGTSKDREATSADVSELRITKYMDNTTPYLFKEACVGKGKPVQIHLTKTGDTLENYMEYNLKDCMISGYRVNTEGERPVEEITLSFTKIEQKYTPYDDNHKAASPVSNGYDVATASMI, encoded by the coding sequence ATGTCTATATTTATGAATTACGACAACATCAAGGGTGAAACGACAGCGAAAGGTCATGAAGACTGGATTGATTTGTTGTCATTGGACTGGGGTGTTCAGCGCGGCATTACTGCGCGTGTGGGCACTAGCAAGGATCGCGAAGCGACATCTGCAGACGTTAGTGAATTGCGCATTACAAAATATATGGATAACACGACGCCTTACTTGTTTAAGGAAGCCTGTGTTGGTAAAGGCAAGCCGGTACAGATCCATTTAACAAAAACGGGTGATACGCTTGAAAACTATATGGAGTACAACCTAAAAGACTGCATGATCAGTGGCTACCGTGTAAACACTGAAGGCGAACGTCCTGTTGAAGAAATCACGCTTAGCTTCACTAAGATTGAGCAAAAGTACACGCCATACGATGATAACCATAAAGCAGCGAGCCCTGTCAGTAATGGTTATGACGTTGCAACAGCATCAATGATCTAA
- a CDS encoding type VI secretion system Vgr family protein, whose protein sequence is MGIFEKYTQGNRLLQVETPLGGNTLLLTAIEGYDELSAPYQFTLTCLSEEPSLPVQDLVGKPVDFGFELNNGATRYFNGYVSRLVSLGTASEHLYRYQLTVVPKLWFLGRRVNLRIFQHQTLPQIVEKLFAEHEITFENRITANYPRHDYCVQYRESDLDFMSRLLEESGIFYYFEHLQGEHKIILADNKSSYPACAQSVVAQSYGSLDDEHISDWRKEVIFPHGQYSARSYNFESPNDDLSTNCQAHNDFPGVEPYEIYDYPGEYYDSGDGEPETKSRMQEAEQYHERVEAKSSCRNLSVGGTFTVSIHDDRTEMGQSYLITRMQYKAQDNTYLNSDDPQQEVSNSFTCIPKSVQFRPARRQAKPCVKGIQSAVVTGPKDEEIYTDEYGRVKVQFHWDREGNLDENSSCWVRVSQQWAGAGFGGINIPRVGHEVLIEFEDGDPDRPIITGRVYNGNNPVPYHLPSNKTQSGWMSRSTPKGSVENCNQIRFEDRKGAEQLLIHAEKNQDIEVEKDESHWVGNNRTKVIDNDETSHIKHDRKKTVSNDEAADIGNDQKTKIGNDIELKVGRNSQIEITKDLLENVNNHRKEYTYANHWEEVGGHYEHKVQGKYDLEVVEKIFSRTTEHTLHASDKVVIAGAGGSITIDNSGITLEGKEINIKGSAINMGSGSAKQIEALKGAANEGLPFCEECVTRKDDE, encoded by the coding sequence ATGGGAATATTTGAGAAATACACACAGGGAAACCGCTTACTTCAAGTCGAGACTCCTCTCGGGGGAAATACCCTCCTGCTAACGGCTATTGAAGGTTATGATGAGCTTTCAGCGCCTTATCAGTTTACTCTAACCTGTTTGTCAGAAGAGCCCAGTTTACCGGTCCAAGATTTGGTTGGGAAACCTGTAGACTTCGGCTTTGAATTGAACAATGGCGCTACGCGCTACTTCAATGGGTATGTCAGTCGATTAGTCAGTTTAGGCACTGCATCAGAACACTTATATCGTTACCAATTGACGGTAGTGCCGAAATTATGGTTTCTCGGTAGACGTGTGAACTTAAGGATATTTCAGCATCAAACATTGCCACAAATTGTTGAGAAATTGTTTGCTGAGCATGAGATCACATTTGAAAATCGGATCACTGCCAATTACCCCAGACATGACTATTGTGTGCAGTACCGTGAAAGCGATTTGGACTTTATGAGTCGTTTGCTAGAAGAAAGTGGGATCTTTTATTACTTTGAACATCTTCAGGGTGAACATAAGATTATCCTTGCAGATAATAAGTCGAGTTATCCCGCCTGTGCCCAATCAGTGGTGGCTCAGTCTTATGGCAGTTTGGACGATGAGCATATTTCAGATTGGCGGAAAGAAGTAATCTTCCCTCATGGACAATATAGTGCCAGAAGCTACAATTTTGAAAGTCCCAATGATGATTTGAGTACGAACTGTCAGGCACACAATGATTTTCCAGGAGTCGAGCCTTATGAAATATACGACTACCCGGGAGAGTATTACGATTCAGGGGATGGGGAGCCAGAAACCAAGAGTCGAATGCAGGAAGCTGAGCAGTATCATGAACGAGTAGAGGCAAAAAGCAGTTGCCGTAATCTATCGGTCGGAGGGACCTTTACCGTCAGTATACATGATGACCGTACTGAAATGGGACAGAGTTACTTAATCACAAGGATGCAGTATAAAGCTCAAGATAATACTTATCTCAACAGTGATGATCCGCAGCAAGAAGTAAGTAATAGTTTTACGTGTATTCCAAAGTCTGTCCAGTTTCGTCCAGCCAGAAGACAGGCGAAGCCTTGTGTAAAAGGGATTCAAAGTGCAGTCGTGACGGGACCTAAAGACGAAGAGATTTATACTGACGAATATGGCCGTGTAAAAGTACAGTTTCACTGGGATCGTGAAGGGAATTTGGATGAGAATAGTTCCTGCTGGGTGCGCGTGTCGCAGCAATGGGCTGGTGCGGGTTTTGGTGGTATCAATATTCCTCGAGTGGGTCATGAAGTCTTAATCGAGTTCGAAGATGGCGATCCAGACAGACCGATCATTACTGGGCGTGTTTATAATGGTAATAACCCCGTACCTTATCATTTACCTTCCAACAAAACGCAGAGTGGCTGGATGTCTCGTTCGACACCAAAGGGCAGCGTTGAGAACTGCAATCAGATTCGGTTTGAAGATAGAAAAGGCGCTGAGCAATTGTTGATCCATGCCGAAAAAAATCAGGACATCGAAGTTGAGAAAGATGAAAGCCACTGGGTTGGTAATAATCGCACAAAAGTTATCGACAATGATGAAACCAGTCATATAAAGCATGATCGTAAAAAAACAGTGAGCAATGATGAAGCGGCTGATATCGGTAACGATCAAAAGACCAAAATTGGCAACGATATTGAGCTTAAAGTGGGGAGAAACTCGCAAATTGAAATCACCAAGGATTTGTTAGAAAACGTTAACAATCATCGAAAAGAATATACCTATGCCAACCATTGGGAAGAAGTGGGTGGGCATTATGAGCATAAAGTACAGGGAAAATATGACCTGGAAGTCGTCGAGAAAATATTTAGCAGAACCACAGAGCATACATTGCATGCGTCAGATAAGGTGGTGATAGCTGGAGCCGGAGGATCGATCACCATTGATAACTCAGGTATTACTTTGGAAGGGAAGGAAATCAATATTAAAGGCAGTGCGATCAATATGGGAAGTGGTTCAGCAAAGCAGATTGAAGCATTGAAAGGGGCTGCTAACGAGGGGTTACCCTTCTGTGAAGAGTGTGTGACGAGAAAGGATGACGAATAA
- a CDS encoding DUF4123 domain-containing protein, whose amino-acid sequence MTNKRLPKLTKKERAHLKELLLDSVGDNEELYAIVDSAKDGSIPHYLNGLKANYRVLLTGEGAKGLESVAPYIVRLEESANTVNWYLEKVYGNGIGFVVASMDSIEQLADQWAGIIETKVPSSGHNGYFRVYDPVVLRSYLEILDEDGELGDFFEHLGSLLVEADNTVELICYRKNSKDKFNNEIIVSKESIHRAENMPRDTIEKGAIAG is encoded by the coding sequence ATGACGAATAAAAGATTACCGAAGCTTACAAAGAAGGAACGAGCTCATTTAAAAGAGCTGCTGTTAGACTCTGTAGGAGATAATGAAGAGTTGTACGCTATTGTCGACTCAGCAAAGGATGGCTCAATACCGCATTACTTAAACGGTCTTAAAGCAAACTATAGAGTGTTATTGACAGGTGAGGGCGCCAAAGGGTTAGAAAGTGTCGCGCCTTATATCGTCAGACTCGAAGAGTCGGCAAATACTGTGAATTGGTATTTAGAAAAGGTATACGGTAACGGGATAGGATTCGTAGTAGCTTCCATGGATTCCATCGAACAGCTTGCAGATCAATGGGCGGGCATCATTGAAACAAAAGTGCCGAGCTCAGGGCATAACGGATATTTTAGAGTATATGACCCTGTAGTACTGCGGAGTTATCTAGAGATACTAGACGAAGACGGTGAGTTAGGAGATTTTTTTGAACATCTAGGATCGCTACTTGTTGAAGCAGATAATACTGTGGAATTAATTTGTTATAGAAAGAATTCTAAAGACAAGTTTAATAATGAAATAATTGTGAGTAAAGAAAGCATTCATAGAGCAGAAAACATGCCGCGGGACACTATTGAAAAGGGAGCGATAGCAGGATGA
- a CDS encoding PAAR domain-containing protein, producing MKEIALIGHTHTCKGTKSSEHKNGPIISGQAKVTVNGVPVAVVGDKLQCDDSTDVIVKGSSVVKINGKPVARKGDKTAIGGFIDKGDPLVKIE from the coding sequence ATGAAGGAAATAGCATTAATCGGTCATACCCATACCTGCAAGGGAACGAAAAGCAGTGAACATAAAAATGGCCCGATAATCAGTGGGCAAGCAAAAGTGACAGTGAATGGTGTGCCCGTCGCTGTTGTCGGCGATAAGCTGCAATGTGATGATTCAACTGACGTTATCGTTAAGGGATCTAGCGTGGTTAAAATTAATGGCAAGCCTGTTGCTCGAAAGGGAGATAAAACGGCAATAGGGGGATTCATTGATAAAGGTGATCCGTTAGTTAAGATTGAGTAA
- a CDS encoding DUF2235 domain-containing protein encodes MSSRKSPNQLPSKCPWILRVGVFFDGTGNNKENDIPRGKATNIAKLWETYKIEEDTKNLIRYRRFYKNGVGTIDGDDDEVSGLALGEGGIERVHEAIKEVADFFDGKPCAKEFVVDVFGFSRGAAQARHFINELHDRAAGPNVKVGFVGIYDTVASFAGGWIGALDPTDLFSDDEAGDNINRYKVSEYQGQRKVRRGRRIVEAPYYKDIIKDFNFHLSSASADFIEHFVARDEVRKNFPLSSLEPNDGGFLNQKTYIGVHSDIGGGYATDEGEIKNKLDWIARYRPVHGARIGGLDRARPDKSNQYRKEERYSEAEIEEIKQAYWKLGYDIREERLGLKVWLVGKKSVANTLSNVYLRLMHQKACQSQVPFEELPEGEEYDIPSELQDYWKSLKDNDSFPRSCEQEIYAKFVHQSDVDDEDRAPIYKPKQYFADLANEPDVGEIRTIFTNDSTLAVAPEANDNVDANGAEICTENLASRG; translated from the coding sequence ATGAGTAGTCGTAAAAGCCCGAATCAGCTACCAAGCAAATGCCCATGGATATTAAGAGTCGGTGTTTTCTTTGATGGAACTGGTAACAATAAAGAAAATGATATCCCTAGAGGTAAAGCCACAAATATTGCGAAGTTATGGGAAACGTACAAAATTGAAGAGGATACAAAAAACCTTATAAGATATAGACGGTTTTATAAAAATGGTGTTGGCACAATTGATGGAGATGATGATGAAGTTAGTGGTTTAGCACTAGGGGAAGGTGGCATAGAAAGAGTTCATGAGGCGATAAAAGAGGTTGCAGATTTTTTTGATGGTAAGCCTTGCGCTAAAGAGTTTGTTGTTGATGTATTTGGTTTTAGTCGCGGCGCTGCTCAGGCCAGACATTTTATCAATGAATTACACGACCGTGCCGCTGGGCCGAATGTTAAAGTTGGCTTTGTAGGAATTTATGACACAGTGGCTTCTTTTGCTGGAGGTTGGATCGGAGCGCTTGACCCTACGGATTTATTCTCAGATGACGAAGCTGGGGATAATATTAATCGTTACAAAGTGTCGGAGTACCAAGGACAAAGAAAGGTAAGACGAGGACGAAGAATTGTAGAGGCCCCATACTATAAAGATATTATTAAAGACTTTAACTTTCACCTCAGCTCTGCTTCTGCAGATTTTATTGAGCACTTTGTGGCAAGAGATGAGGTTCGTAAGAACTTTCCGTTAAGTAGCTTGGAGCCTAATGATGGAGGCTTCCTGAATCAGAAGACATATATTGGCGTGCACTCTGATATTGGTGGAGGCTATGCAACAGATGAAGGTGAGATAAAAAATAAACTAGACTGGATAGCGCGTTATCGACCAGTACATGGAGCTAGGATCGGTGGCTTAGATAGAGCAAGGCCCGATAAAAGCAATCAGTATCGAAAAGAGGAACGATACTCGGAAGCAGAAATAGAAGAGATAAAGCAGGCGTATTGGAAGCTTGGTTATGATATCCGTGAAGAAAGACTAGGGTTAAAAGTGTGGTTGGTTGGCAAGAAAAGCGTTGCTAATACTTTATCCAATGTCTATTTACGATTGATGCACCAGAAAGCCTGTCAGTCTCAAGTACCATTTGAAGAGTTACCTGAAGGCGAAGAGTACGATATTCCATCAGAGCTTCAGGACTATTGGAAATCGTTAAAGGATAACGATAGTTTTCCTCGTTCATGTGAACAAGAAATTTATGCAAAGTTTGTGCATCAGTCAGATGTTGATGATGAGGACAGAGCGCCAATATACAAGCCGAAACAGTATTTTGCTGATTTAGCTAATGAGCCTGATGTTGGCGAAATAAGAACGATCTTTACAAATGACTCGACTTTAGCCGTGGCGCCAGAAGCTAATGATAACGTTGACGCTAATGGTGCTGAGATCTGTACTGAGAATTTAGCGAGTAGGGGTTAG
- a CDS encoding FGGY-family carbohydrate kinase, translated as MSNKTILAIDNGTQSLRAIIFDVHGNILAKSQIPINHYQSPNPGWYEQNPSYFWDTLCLACQRLKSTASDHFSNIQAIAVTTLRNTVVNLDVSGKPLRPAIIWTDQRKLEETQPLKGYWKYLFKLAGLNATLENFQASCQAAWIAHHQPDIWQNTHKYLLLSGYLNYQLTGEYKDSVASQVSYIPFDYKHHQWAKPSDWKWQIAPISQQQLPELVKPGDLIGQLQSSASKATGLPQGLPVIAAGADKASEVLGSGCLDKHQACLSYGTTATINVTSQTYVEPVRFIPPYPSSVSNAYTLEFQIHRGYWMISWFKDEFAHAEKLLSQERGVATEQILEESVADIPPGSDGLMLQPYWSPGVKVPGPEARGSIIGFKDSHTKAHVYHAILEGIAYSLREGMENIERRTHQKISELYVSGGGSQSATSMQLTADIFNRPAIRPHTYETSALGAAINAAVGIGLYKDYEAATSAMCRQGAVFKPIPGNTKKYHKLYQETYKRLYKRLKPLYKNLHTIN; from the coding sequence TTGAGCAACAAGACCATTCTCGCCATTGATAATGGTACGCAAAGCTTGCGTGCCATTATCTTTGACGTTCATGGCAATATCCTCGCCAAAAGCCAGATTCCTATTAATCATTATCAGTCACCTAACCCTGGCTGGTATGAGCAAAACCCAAGCTACTTTTGGGACACTTTATGCTTAGCGTGCCAAAGACTAAAATCGACTGCCTCAGATCACTTTTCGAATATCCAAGCGATAGCCGTAACGACTCTGAGAAATACGGTCGTTAACCTTGATGTTAGTGGCAAACCTTTACGCCCCGCAATCATCTGGACCGATCAACGAAAACTAGAAGAAACTCAGCCATTAAAAGGTTACTGGAAATACCTTTTTAAATTAGCAGGACTTAACGCGACTCTCGAGAACTTCCAAGCCAGTTGCCAGGCAGCTTGGATAGCTCATCACCAACCTGACATATGGCAAAACACACACAAGTACCTGCTATTATCCGGTTACCTCAATTATCAGCTTACCGGTGAGTATAAAGATTCCGTAGCCTCACAAGTCAGCTATATTCCTTTTGACTACAAACACCACCAGTGGGCTAAGCCTTCTGATTGGAAGTGGCAAATAGCACCCATTTCTCAACAGCAACTTCCTGAACTTGTGAAACCGGGTGATCTGATAGGCCAGCTTCAATCCAGCGCCTCTAAAGCGACTGGTCTGCCCCAAGGGCTGCCAGTCATCGCTGCTGGTGCAGATAAAGCTTCGGAAGTATTAGGCTCAGGTTGCTTGGATAAACACCAAGCATGTTTAAGTTACGGCACCACTGCCACCATAAACGTCACCAGTCAAACATATGTCGAGCCAGTTCGATTTATTCCACCTTACCCATCATCCGTATCGAACGCCTACACGCTAGAGTTTCAGATCCACCGCGGATACTGGATGATTAGTTGGTTCAAAGATGAATTTGCACATGCTGAAAAGCTATTATCACAAGAGCGCGGCGTTGCTACCGAGCAAATTCTAGAAGAGTCCGTTGCTGACATCCCGCCAGGTTCTGATGGCTTAATGTTACAACCTTACTGGTCTCCTGGAGTTAAAGTACCAGGTCCCGAAGCTCGAGGCTCCATCATAGGATTTAAAGACTCTCATACCAAAGCACACGTTTACCATGCGATCTTGGAAGGTATCGCCTATAGCTTAAGGGAAGGAATGGAGAATATTGAACGCAGGACTCATCAAAAAATATCAGAACTTTATGTCTCAGGGGGAGGTTCACAAAGTGCGACCAGCATGCAGTTAACTGCAGATATATTCAATCGGCCTGCCATACGACCTCATACCTATGAAACATCAGCACTCGGAGCAGCGATTAATGCCGCCGTCGGCATTGGCCTTTATAAGGATTATGAAGCAGCAACATCAGCCATGTGTCGTCAGGGCGCAGTGTTCAAACCGATTCCAGGAAATACAAAAAAATACCACAAGCTCTATCAAGAAACCTACAAGCGACTCTATAAACGGCTAAAGCCCCTTTATAAGAACCTGCACACGATAAACTAA